In Metasolibacillus fluoroglycofenilyticus, a single genomic region encodes these proteins:
- the rplQ gene encoding 50S ribosomal protein L17, whose amino-acid sequence MGYRKLGRTSSQRKAMLRDLATDLIINERIETTEARAKEVRKAVEKMITLGKRGDLHARRQAAAFIRRELVTATDEEGNETTSFALQKLFDDVAPRYAERQGGYTRILKVGPRRGDGAPVVVIELV is encoded by the coding sequence ATGGGTTACAGAAAACTTGGTCGTACAAGTTCTCAACGTAAAGCGATGTTACGTGACTTAGCTACTGACTTAATCATCAACGAGCGCATCGAAACTACTGAAGCTCGCGCGAAGGAAGTTCGTAAAGCTGTTGAAAAAATGATTACTTTAGGTAAGCGCGGTGATTTACATGCTCGTCGTCAAGCGGCTGCATTTATCCGTCGTGAGCTAGTAACGGCAACTGACGAAGAAGGTAACGAAACGACTTCATTCGCACTACAAAAATTGTTCGATGATGTTGCACCACGCTACGCAGAGCGTCAAGGTGGTTACACTCGTATCCTAAAAGTAGGTCCTCGTCGTGGAGACGGCGCACCTGTAGTTGTAATTGAATTAGTTTAA
- a CDS encoding DNA-directed RNA polymerase subunit alpha, which yields MIEIEKPKIETVEISEDVKYGKFVVEPLERGYGNTLGNSLRRILLSSLPGAAVTSIQIDGVLHEFSTVEGVVEDVASIILNVKKLALKIYSDEEKVIEIDVKGDGTVTAADITHDSDVEILNPDLYIATIAKNGHLRMRMYAQRGRGYTPADQNKREDLPIGVIPIDSIYTPVSRVNFQVENTRVGQNSDYDKLSLDVWTDGSIGPKEAISLGAKILTEHLNIFVGMTNEAQTAEIMVEKEEDQKEKVLEMTIEELDLSVRSYNCLKRAGINTVLELANKSEDDMMKVRNLGRKSLEEVKAKLEELGLGLRKED from the coding sequence ATGATCGAAATTGAAAAACCAAAGATTGAGACAGTGGAGATCAGCGAAGATGTCAAATATGGCAAGTTTGTTGTAGAACCGCTAGAACGCGGATATGGAAACACTTTGGGAAATTCTTTACGTCGTATCCTTCTGTCTTCATTACCAGGAGCTGCTGTAACGTCAATACAAATTGACGGCGTATTACACGAATTCTCTACTGTAGAAGGCGTTGTAGAAGATGTTGCTTCAATTATCTTAAACGTGAAAAAGTTAGCTTTAAAAATCTACTCTGACGAAGAAAAAGTCATTGAGATTGATGTAAAAGGTGATGGCACAGTAACTGCTGCTGACATCACACATGACAGTGACGTTGAAATTTTAAATCCAGATCTATATATTGCAACAATCGCTAAAAACGGTCATTTACGTATGCGTATGTATGCGCAACGTGGTCGTGGCTACACTCCTGCTGATCAAAACAAACGTGAGGATCTTCCTATCGGCGTGATCCCGATCGACTCTATTTACACTCCAGTTTCACGCGTCAATTTCCAAGTGGAAAACACTCGTGTTGGGCAAAACTCTGATTACGATAAGTTATCACTTGATGTATGGACAGATGGAAGCATCGGTCCAAAAGAGGCGATTTCACTTGGAGCGAAAATTTTAACAGAGCATTTAAACATTTTCGTAGGCATGACGAATGAAGCGCAAACTGCTGAAATCATGGTCGAAAAAGAAGAAGACCAAAAAGAGAAAGTTTTAGAGATGACTATCGAAGAACTAGATCTTTCTGTTCGTTCTTACAACTGTTTAAAGCGTGCAGGCATCAATACGGTGCTTGAATTAGCGAATAAATCAGAAGACGATATGATGAAAGTGCGCAACCTTGGTCGCAAGTCTTTAGAAGAGGTTAAAGCGAAGTTAGAAGAGCTTGGTTTAGGATTACGTAAAGAAGACTAA
- the rpsK gene encoding 30S ribosomal protein S11 — MARKQQTRKRRVKKNIESGIAHIRSTFNNTIVTITDMQGNAVSWSSAGALGFRGSRKSTPFAAQMAAETAAKASLEHGLKTLEVTVKGPGAGREAAIRALQAAGLEVTAIKDVTPVPHNGCRPPKRRRV; from the coding sequence ATGGCTCGTAAACAACAAACTCGTAAACGTCGTGTGAAAAAGAATATCGAATCTGGTATTGCACACATCCGTTCTACATTCAACAATACAATCGTAACGATTACAGATATGCAAGGTAACGCTGTATCATGGTCAAGTGCTGGTGCTCTTGGTTTCCGTGGTTCACGTAAATCTACTCCATTTGCTGCGCAAATGGCTGCAGAAACAGCTGCAAAAGCATCCCTTGAACATGGTCTGAAAACGTTGGAAGTAACTGTTAAAGGTCCTGGTGCAGGTCGTGAAGCTGCAATTCGTGCACTTCAAGCTGCTGGTTTAGAAGTAACTGCTATTAAAGACGTTACTCCAGTTCCACATAACGGTTGCCGTCCGCCAAAACGTCGTCGCGTGTAA
- the rpsM gene encoding 30S ribosomal protein S13: protein MARIAGVDIPRDKRVVISLTYIFGIGKTTSQKVLAAAGIDENIRVRDLTEDQLNLIREQLDSLKVEGDLRREVSLNIKRLMEIGCNRGIRHRRGLPVRGQNTKNNARTRKGPRKTVANKKK, encoded by the coding sequence ATGGCACGTATTGCTGGTGTTGATATTCCTCGCGACAAACGCGTTGTAATTTCATTAACTTACATTTTCGGTATTGGTAAAACAACTTCACAAAAAGTATTAGCAGCTGCAGGTATTGACGAAAATATCCGCGTTCGCGACTTAACTGAAGATCAATTAAACCTAATCCGTGAACAATTAGACTCACTTAAAGTGGAAGGTGACTTACGTCGTGAAGTTTCACTTAATATTAAACGTCTGATGGAAATCGGTTGTAACCGTGGTATCCGTCACCGTCGTGGTCTACCTGTTCGTGGTCAAAATACGAAGAACAACGCACGTACGCGTAAAGGTCCTCGTAAAACTGTAGCGAATAAGAAAAAATAA
- the rpmJ gene encoding 50S ribosomal protein L36: MKVRPSVKPICEKCKVIRRRGKVMVICENPKHKQKQG; the protein is encoded by the coding sequence ATGAAAGTGAGACCATCTGTGAAACCGATCTGCGAAAAGTGTAAAGTAATTCGCCGACGCGGTAAAGTAATGGTAATCTGTGAAAATCCTAAACACAAACAAAAACAAGGATAA